One stretch of Ptiloglossa arizonensis isolate GNS036 chromosome 7, iyPtiAriz1_principal, whole genome shotgun sequence DNA includes these proteins:
- the LOC143149535 gene encoding uncharacterized protein LOC143149535, whose protein sequence is MKLMHLEKKINRDGKLVSELGDNYSITMARNNRKAGPEIAKETCSRGPNYARLPARTHYSGVSFFRVNRGVRFPIRYSELDALICIKVSSHE, encoded by the exons ATGAAATTAATGCACcttgaaaagaaaatcaataGGGATGGTAAACTAGTCTCCGAACTGGGTGACAATTATTC AATAACCATGGCCAGGAACAATCGCAAAGCAGGGCCGGAAATAGCGAAAGAAACGTGTTCGAGAGGACCCAATTACGCTCGTCTACCAGCGAGAACTCATTACTCgggggtttctttttttcgtgtaAATCGAGGAGTTCGATTTCC GATTCGATATTCCGAATTGGATGCTCTTATTTGTATAAAAGTTTCTTCACACGAGTGA